A genomic stretch from Myripristis murdjan chromosome 12, fMyrMur1.1, whole genome shotgun sequence includes:
- the nup54 gene encoding nucleoporin p54 isoform X1: MAFNFGGAATNPAASTSGFSFGSFGAKTTASTAFGFGAPAATTTTASSGFGTLTAPGFGAPTTTAAAGFGFGSTTTGAFGGFGTTTTSAAAPGSTFSFATPSNTTGGLFGGTQNKGFGFSSGLGTATATGTTGFGTGLGTTSLGGFGGFSIQPAQQQQGGLFGQQAQQGQAQPTQLYQQVTALSAPTLLGDERDSILAKWNQLQAYWGTGKGYYSNNTPPVDFTQENPFCRFKAVGYSCVPVSKDEDGLVVLVLNKREADVRAQQQHLVESLHKVLGSNQTLTVNVEGVKALPNDQTEVIVYVVERSPNGTSKRIPASTLFNYVEQANIKGQLTQIGVLMTVTRTELSPAQLKQLLQNAPAGVDPIIWEQAKVDNPDPEKLIPVPMVGFKELLRRLKIQEQMTKQHQTRVDIISNDISELQKNQATTVAKIAQYKRKLMDLSHRVLQVLIKQEIQRKSGYAIQVDEEHLRVQLDTIQSELNAPTQFKGRLNELMSQIRMQNHFGAVRSEERYNVDADLLREIKQHLKQQQEGLSHLISVIKDDLEDIKLIEHGLSDSGHMRGGILS, encoded by the exons CTCTTACAGCCCCTGGTTTTGGGGCACCTAccaccacagctgcagcaggatTTGGGTTTGGCTCCACCACCActg GTGCTTTTGGTGGCTTtgggacaacaacaacatccgCTGCTGCTCCCGGGTCCACTTTCAGCTTCGCCACTCCATCCAACACCACAG GGGGTCTGTTTGGTGGCACACAAAACAAAGGGTTTGGGTTTTCCTCTGGGCTTGGTACCGCGACTGCCACTGGGACCACAGGATTTGGAACTGGATTAGGAACAACCAGTCTGGGTGGCTTTGGAGGCTTCAGTATCCAGCCAGCTCAGCAACAGCAAG GAGGCTTGTTCGgccagcaggcccagcagggtCAGGCCCAGCCCACTCAGCTGTACCAGCAGGTTACTGCTCTGTCAGCTCCCACCCTCTTGGGAGATGAGCGTGATTCCATCCTAGCTAAGTGGAACCAGCTGCAGGCTTACTGGGGAACTGGCAAGGGCTACTATAGCAACAACACGCCACCTGTAGACTTCACCCAGGAGAATCCCTTCTGTAGGTTCAAG GCAGTGGGCTACAGCTGTGTCCCTGTGAGTAAGGATGAGGATGGCTTAGTGGTCTTGGTCCTCAACAAGAGGGAAGCTGATGTGCGagctcagcagcagcatctggtAGAGTCCCTTCACAAGGTCCTAGGCAGCAACCAGACGCTCACTGTCAATGTGGAGGGTGTCAAAGCTCTGCCTAATGACCA GACAGAGGTGATTGTTTATGTGGTGGAGCGTTCTCCTAATGGCACATCCAAGCGGATCCCTGCAAGCACGCTCTTCAACTATGTGGAGCAAGCCAACATAAAGGGCCAGCTCACACAAATCGGAGTGCTCATGACAGTTACACGCACAGAGCTGTCTCCAGCACAGCTCAAACAACTCCTGCAAAACGCTCCTGCAG GAGTGGACCCTATAATTTGGGAACAGGCCAAAGTGGACAACCCTGACCCTGAAAA GTTAATCCCAGTGCCCATGGTGGGTTTTAAGGAGTTGCTTCGCAGACTGAAGATCCAGGAGCAGATGACTAAACAGCACCAAACCAGAGTGGAT ATTATTTCCAATGACATTAGCGAACTGCAGAAGAACCAAGCTACCACAGTGGCCAAGATTGCTCAGTACAAGAGGAAGCTGATGGACCTGTCTCACCGGGTCCTACAG GTGTTGATCAAGCAAGAGATCCAGAGGAAAAGTGGTTATGCCATCCAGGTGGATGAGGAGCACCTCAGGGTGCAGCTGGATACCATTCAGTCTGAGCTCAATGCACCCACTCAGTtcaag GGTCGGTTGAATGAATTAATGTCCCAAATCCGGATGCAGAACCACTTTGGAGCAGTGAGATCTGAGGAGCGCTACAATGTTGATGCAGATCTTCTCAGAGAGATCAAACAA cacttgaaacagcagcaggagggtCTAAGTCACCTGATCAGTGTCATCAAGGATGATTTGGAAGACATCAAGCTGATAGAGCACGGGCTCAGCGACAGTGGACACATGAGAGGAGGGATCCTCAGCTGA
- the nup54 gene encoding nucleoporin p54 isoform X2: MAFNFGGAATNPAASTSGFSFGSFGAKTTASTAFGFGAPAATTTTASSGFGTLTAPGFGAPTTTAAAGFGFGSTTTGFGGLGAGNTAAGGFSFGGFGVNANTAAVSFNVGCFGTTTTTGTVFNFGNSLASTGAFGGFGTTTTSAAAPGSTFSFATPSNTTGGLFGGTQNKGFGFSSGLGTATATGTTGFGTGLGTTSLGGFGGFSIQPAQQQQGGLFGQQAQQGQAQPTQLYQQVTALSAPTLLGDERDSILAKWNQLQAYWGTGKGYYSNNTPPVDFTQENPFCRFKAVGYSCVPVSKDEDGLVVLVLNKREADVRAQQQHLVESLHKVLGSNQTLTVNVEGVKALPNDQTEVIVYVVERSPNGTSKRIPASTLFNYVEQANIKGQLTQIGVLMTVTRTELSPAQLKQLLQNAPAGVDPIIWEQAKVDNPDPEKLIPVPMVGFKELLRRLKIQEQMTKQHQTRVDIISNDISELQKNQATTVAKIAQYKRKLMDLSHRVLQVLIKQEIQRKSGYAIQVDEEHLRVQLDTIQSELNAPTQFKGRLNELMSQIRMQNHFGAVRSEERYNVDADLLREIKQHLKQQQEGLSHLISVIKDDLEDIKLIEHGLSDSGHMRGGILS, from the exons CTCTTACAGCCCCTGGTTTTGGGGCACCTAccaccacagctgcagcaggatTTGGGTTTGGCTCCACCACCActg GATTTGGGGGGCTGGGAGCCGGGAACACCGCGGCTGGTGGGTTTAGTTTTGGGGGGTTTGGCGTAAATGccaacacagcagcagtcagCTTTAATGTGGGGTGCTTTGGTACAACAACCACCACTGGCACTGTTTTCAATTTTGGTAATAGCCTGGCTAGCACAG GTGCTTTTGGTGGCTTtgggacaacaacaacatccgCTGCTGCTCCCGGGTCCACTTTCAGCTTCGCCACTCCATCCAACACCACAG GGGGTCTGTTTGGTGGCACACAAAACAAAGGGTTTGGGTTTTCCTCTGGGCTTGGTACCGCGACTGCCACTGGGACCACAGGATTTGGAACTGGATTAGGAACAACCAGTCTGGGTGGCTTTGGAGGCTTCAGTATCCAGCCAGCTCAGCAACAGCAAG GAGGCTTGTTCGgccagcaggcccagcagggtCAGGCCCAGCCCACTCAGCTGTACCAGCAGGTTACTGCTCTGTCAGCTCCCACCCTCTTGGGAGATGAGCGTGATTCCATCCTAGCTAAGTGGAACCAGCTGCAGGCTTACTGGGGAACTGGCAAGGGCTACTATAGCAACAACACGCCACCTGTAGACTTCACCCAGGAGAATCCCTTCTGTAGGTTCAAG GCAGTGGGCTACAGCTGTGTCCCTGTGAGTAAGGATGAGGATGGCTTAGTGGTCTTGGTCCTCAACAAGAGGGAAGCTGATGTGCGagctcagcagcagcatctggtAGAGTCCCTTCACAAGGTCCTAGGCAGCAACCAGACGCTCACTGTCAATGTGGAGGGTGTCAAAGCTCTGCCTAATGACCA GACAGAGGTGATTGTTTATGTGGTGGAGCGTTCTCCTAATGGCACATCCAAGCGGATCCCTGCAAGCACGCTCTTCAACTATGTGGAGCAAGCCAACATAAAGGGCCAGCTCACACAAATCGGAGTGCTCATGACAGTTACACGCACAGAGCTGTCTCCAGCACAGCTCAAACAACTCCTGCAAAACGCTCCTGCAG GAGTGGACCCTATAATTTGGGAACAGGCCAAAGTGGACAACCCTGACCCTGAAAA GTTAATCCCAGTGCCCATGGTGGGTTTTAAGGAGTTGCTTCGCAGACTGAAGATCCAGGAGCAGATGACTAAACAGCACCAAACCAGAGTGGAT ATTATTTCCAATGACATTAGCGAACTGCAGAAGAACCAAGCTACCACAGTGGCCAAGATTGCTCAGTACAAGAGGAAGCTGATGGACCTGTCTCACCGGGTCCTACAG GTGTTGATCAAGCAAGAGATCCAGAGGAAAAGTGGTTATGCCATCCAGGTGGATGAGGAGCACCTCAGGGTGCAGCTGGATACCATTCAGTCTGAGCTCAATGCACCCACTCAGTtcaag GGTCGGTTGAATGAATTAATGTCCCAAATCCGGATGCAGAACCACTTTGGAGCAGTGAGATCTGAGGAGCGCTACAATGTTGATGCAGATCTTCTCAGAGAGATCAAACAA cacttgaaacagcagcaggagggtCTAAGTCACCTGATCAGTGTCATCAAGGATGATTTGGAAGACATCAAGCTGATAGAGCACGGGCTCAGCGACAGTGGACACATGAGAGGAGGGATCCTCAGCTGA